The region AGCAGGTATTTCCGTACCTGTGCAGACAGGCGCAAGTACAGACATGCGTGAGTACAGACCAAAATTTGTAGAGACACAGGTGAATATAGACCAGAGCAAGGAGAGATGGGTGAGAATGAACCAGAATGAACACAGAGCAATGTGAGAACAGACATGTTATTACAGACAAAGAGTAGGAACACTGGGGTGTATACAGTACACTCCCTGTCTGTGGAGGTAACTGaatgtgggcatgtgtgtgtgtgtgtgtgtgtgtgtgcgcgcgtgtatgtacagtatatgtgtgtgtgtatgcgattgagtgagtgagtgagtgagagagtgaggggggttACACACCAATAAAATCggaaaacatacacaaatttATCCCATATTATTCTGTACTCCCCCAGCTTGAACGGCCTGATCACAGTTGTAGGGCCATCACATCTCTGCAACACCCTCCACATAAGACATGACCATCTGAGATGATATGGAGTTAGGAAAGAATCTATCTGAACTACGGGACACATCACTGCACTAAGAAGAAGTCCCTCACATATATACACCGAGAAGACCCACATCTGCCCACTGATCTCCGCTCATTCCGCAGAAAGTTCCAGAGTGTGCATGCATTCGATTGGTTTGTGCACTACCTGGTGGAAGATGAGTGCTTGGCTGATGTAACCCCAGCTGCTGGTGGGGGATCTGTAGTGGAGGATgaggagcaggagcagtagCACCACAATGCTGGCAGAAGAGTAGAAAGGGTTGATGACAAACATCATCACCAAACAGCTTATGATGCCCAAAAGACAGGTGTGCCAGGAGAAGAACTGGAATGTTGGCCTGGGGGGTGAGGTGGCATAAAGGGGGcagaacagagaaagagggagggagaaggagagggtgggaggaacagagacagggagagagggacagatatTATTAGCAATACACATAAAAGATAACAGGATGGGCATATAAAAGAATGATGCAATATATTCCGTTTGCGGCAAGGTTAAGTCAGAGATTAGTTTTGCCATCCATCATGTCTTGTGCACGGTTGCTGAACAGAGAGAAAGGTAGATCTAAATGGACACGGGCGGAAGTGCACATCTGCACACCTGAAGTTGGGAGCCGATGCCCATTCAAGTGCGAGGCAGGCCAGGTCAACAGCAGCATAGGCCAGCAAGTAGAAGACTGTGACCAGGCCAGCAATGATGTTCAGCTGCCCAGCAAAAACCACACACTGCAATACAGGGACAAAATGactaatattaataaaacaagcTGCTTCACTGTGTGACATGGTCAAATACATATATTCAAAACAGACTCTTGCACTGTTGTTCCATTATTCAGACCAGGCCAAATGACAGACCAACACAACTGGTCCACAATTGGTCCACAATCACCCCCTTCCTCACCTGAACTAGAGCCCAGGTGTACAGAACTGCCACCCATGGGTTCCCCGACTTGGAGGTAATGGCCGCTGGTGCCAACGGCATTCCTGCAATGCCACACAAACATCATGTGACAACGAGGTTATGCACCATTACTATGACACAGCATGAATGCTATACtcaatatatacacacacaccattcaaaTCTGATAGCAGCCTGAGGAATTTCACACTGATGATTCTACCTCCCATTCCCCACACACATTCTACCTCCCATTCCACATTTCCTCACCAAAGAGCTGGTCCAGCGCAAGGGCGTGCAGAATTCGGGAGGCCCCAATCAAGGAGCACATGGCAGCCGACAGGGAGGCACAGTACACCCCGATGATGACAAAGGGCGGCCAAACGTTGATACGCTGGAAGAAGCCATAGTCCTGGATCAGCAGAACCCTGTGAAATGAGAGGGAAGAATTTGTGCGCAGTCAGCTGAACgcaggcagacctggctgcaCAGGGAGCGATGGCTACAGTCACACCTCCCACTTAGACACAGCCACCTGCACAACTTGTACAGATTCTGCTGGTGGTGGCAGACAGCAGGAACCATCAACCTCGGTGTAACTGGGAAAGCCGGAAACACTGATGAACGAAGCCCTCCCTCTTTGGGTGACACTGGCCTATTATGCTTTGTCCCATGGGACCCCGAGCACACTGGGCTCTGAGATAGTCAGGACTTCATTCTAGACCATGGGGAGGACCAATGCACTGAGCGCTAATGCTTTAGCTAGTTGTGCTTCATGGAGTCCCAACTTACAATTTAGGAATCCTCTcaattcacatttacattacctCCAGCAGAACATACTGAGTGTGGTAAATGAACACAAAAGTCCCCCTTATTCCCAAACCCCAACTGCTCCCATTTCCACTCATACGGAGGCTGCCACACCTTCATACCTGTCACATGTGGAGCTGACCAGGATAAAGAggatcacatacacacagaaggtGTAAAAAACTGCAATGATAGTGCCCTTTGGAATTGCTACACTGGGATTCTTCAGTTCCCCTGCAGACAAACAACAGGTAGTTTTTATGAAAAGAAAGGCAGGAAAAACAGACAACAGACAACATTATGGTCAAAACAACATTCCACATACTATggaataaatattaatacaatgCGATAGTTTAAAAACATCTCCTACATCTCCTCCAACAAGGCCTACAATGAGTCCAAGACCAAAACCTTATTTCTAAACATACACATCCAGCTCAGCAGAGAAGTACTGATCATTGACATTCAGCACTATTAAAGACATAATAGAAACTTTAATAGGATAAAAAATGTGCCTTTACCTGACATGTTTGCCCCAGCCATGATTCCTGTGCAGCTGGTAAACATGACCGCAAACACAGTGGCAAAGGACATGACAGTGTTAGTGCTGTAATCAAGAGAATATCCCGCTGCAAATGGGGGGGATACACAAGAAATGGGGTCAGAGGGGTAAAATCAGTAATGTGTGCAAGGCAAGTCGGGCATTATTTACACAGATAAATTCATACAAGCATTCTGACCACATAACAGTGTTATAAGAtattttgtcccaaacattctggagctcactgtatctcCAGTCACAGACACCAATTCACAACCATGACTCACGTCCAAGGTTCCTTCTCAGAGTGGTGGAGTTGAAGCCCGTGTAAGTGGTGTTGTAAACGCAGGTCCCGTTGGCGCCACACTGGTGGCTGATGGTGAAGTCGCGAGGCCGCACGGCCAGGGGGCTGACCAGGACGGACACCAGCGCCACGGTCACCACCAACAGGATGAGGAAGGAGGCGCGCGAGTACATGTGAGCGCCCACCAGGCAGACCAGCAGGCAGAGCTGCAGCACCACGGCCGCATATAGCACTGTGTACCAGTAGCCCTGCGGCAGGACCCGGATCCCCTCCGACACCGAGGAGCCTGCAAGGGGCCCGCAAAAGCACAAGGGACAATTTACAAAGGAGACAGATATGAGGGGAGGCACAGGTGTGAGCAGAACCCGATGTAATGTTGCCATTTTCATCGTCTTCTTTCAGCATCAAGATCAGTGCTCAGATATTTCAAGGATGTAAAACTGCCACATTACTACCATGTGAACACATGATGTTGCTTGtctaaaatgaatttcagtgtGATCCCAGGGGAACAAAATACATGGGAATGCAAAATTTCAATAAACTTCCAAAAATACACAATGACACAGTATTATCCGAAAATGTGTATACTCTATGCATCCAGAGATGACCAAcctataaatgtgaaaatattgacAACTGAACATGCAATGCTGAATGTCCTCAATTACTGATACATATGCAGGCCTAAATGGAAATGCTTAAGAGTTAAGACATAGAAACCAACTAATAATAAAGAATGACTGAAATACTTGGCTAAAGCCATTGTAACACAGAATTCTAAGGCAAACCTGGGTCCCGCCCAAAAATGTTCAGTATGGCTTCCACCAGTCCCAGAACATAGACTCCACATGCGCAAACCTTGGCCAGGTAGAACATTAGTCCAATGCTACCACCAAACTCTGGTCCCAGGGATCGACTGATCATATCTGGCACACAAAGTTAAGGAATTAAAGCTTAAACAAGAAGCAGCTAATCCCTTTTTTCTTACTGTAATCAAGGCAAGGACAGACACATTTATCCATGAAACTACAGTCCTGAATtagttatatttattaatatacagTTTTTCTGTGTCAGAAAAGGATACaataagccccacccccctccactgcCCCATTGGTGGAGATGGCACAAATGGACAGTATTGTCAGAGAGATGATGAAATAGGCCACAGCCAGCATGAGGAGTCCCTGGAGTAGCCCAGCATGCCCAACAACAAACCCTAGGGGAGGCAGGGGTGACATCAAAATTACTATCACCATTAATATCAAaaccgatttttttttttaaagtacttcaACAATGATAACTAAACTCACCACATAGATTGGCATTTGTATATCAGACACTGGTCACTTAACTTGAAAGGTACATAACTGCAGCTTTGACCCACATGTTAATTTCAAAGACTGCATTGATTACAAGCCAAATGTGTACTTGCACGCAGCATACCACCATATGAAATGTAACAAGAACTATCGATTACAATAATATCCAGATGTTCATTCTGGGTTAGGGGATCACTTTTCCCATCACTAGCTAATATTGTCTACAATAACAAGTCAATCTCACATATCATGATCGCCACAGGTTAATCTTCGTATCACTCACCGGTTCTGAGGAACAGTACGATGCTGAACATGGACAGCACGGTTGGTACTATCACACCGAAGAAGGTGTTGAGGCTGCGGGGGGTGGCGCTGTGACCACTTGTGTGGACAGAGCCATTTCCCTGCTGCCCTGAGCCGGACATCTCTGATTCATTCTGTACACTGTATACTCCATGGCCAATCAGGGCGGTGCGCTCGTTCGCCATCacttcaaaagtaaaaaaaaaaaaatacagttagaAATGCCTTCTTTTGTTAATAAGCTTACTCGTGTAGTGTTACATTCTCAAGAGACTCCACGCATTGGTTATAGATGTGGGCAGTTTGGCTAGTCCACAAATTTGAAAAAGCCCA is a window of Anguilla rostrata isolate EN2019 chromosome 9, ASM1855537v3, whole genome shotgun sequence DNA encoding:
- the slc12a9 gene encoding solute carrier family 12 member 9; amino-acid sequence: MANERTALIGHGVYSVQNESEMSGSGQQGNGSVHTSGHSATPRSLNTFFGVIVPTVLSMFSIVLFLRTGFVVGHAGLLQGLLMLAVAYFIISLTILSICAISTNGAVEGGGAYYMISRSLGPEFGGSIGLMFYLAKVCACGVYVLGLVEAILNIFGRDPGSSVSEGIRVLPQGYWYTVLYAAVVLQLCLLVCLVGAHMYSRASFLILLVVTVALVSVLVSPLAVRPRDFTISHQCGANGTCVYNTTYTGFNSTTLRRNLGPGYSLDYSTNTVMSFATVFAVMFTSCTGIMAGANMSGELKNPSVAIPKGTIIAVFYTFCVYVILFILVSSTCDRVLLIQDYGFFQRINVWPPFVIIGVYCASLSAAMCSLIGASRILHALALDQLFGMPLAPAAITSKSGNPWVAVLYTWALVQCVVFAGQLNIIAGLVTVFYLLAYAAVDLACLALEWASAPNFRPTFQFFSWHTCLLGIISCLVMMFVINPFYSSASIVVLLLLLLILHYRSPTSSWGYISQALIFHQVRKYLLMLDVRKEHVKFWRPQVLLMVANPRSSCQLITFINQLKKGGLYVLGHVQLGDLDVLPTDPIQAHYTFWLSLVDKLGVKAFVDLTLSPSVRQGTQHLLRITGLGGMKPNTLVLGFYDNSVPEDYFLQDPVFCPGSRAQLSGRGGNDFGVDLASLQAHFPPVRGTECPRCLSAEEYVGIISDAIKMGKNVCLGRYFFQLEGEWAAPKSDGAEWTVDVWPLNLLQPESGGYVDVCSLFLLQMACVLNMSPRWRRARLRIFLCVEAALGDQGWMVKEETLRDLLGKLRIRASIKIVPWDAVVKLHRGGQEPSTTTPGVGDSGEMQPDDRASPPSSALESFLSGVNGLLMEHSAQAAVRFLYLPCPPADSSQSQQYLAQLEAVTRDLGPTLLIHGLTKVTCTEL